A genomic region of Miscanthus floridulus cultivar M001 chromosome 3, ASM1932011v1, whole genome shotgun sequence contains the following coding sequences:
- the LOC136545155 gene encoding G-type lectin S-receptor-like serine/threonine-protein kinase At1g34300: protein MVIPPIAIGAIMLVAIVAFLGVLFLCCVMNRRAQSCVGGVERGTSPAQRYAVVSDHQIRHATVEKFLWEIRHEKPFRFTPRQVAGFTRGYSTRLGAGGFGTVFKGALPNGLAVAVKVFHASLDQKTEEAQFMAEVGTIGRTHHVNLVRLFGFSFDDALRALVYEYMEHGALDAFLLGRGAENVGVGLPELRDIAVGVARGIRYLHEECQQKIVHYDIKPGNVLLDGELTPKVADFGLARLVNRADTHVSVSCVRGTPGYAAPEMWMMSGVTEKCDVYSFGMLLLEIVGRRRNFDEAAPESQRWFPMLAWNKYDRGELAELIVAPPRRGTTRSAAAAAAVAVGDELERQQCKEMVERMCKVAFWCVQQMPEARPPMSAVTKMLEGEMDVAPPTNPFPHLMAPPVVANLWTTTMTSGGTGNNGILSP from the exons ATGGTGATCCCACCCATTG CTATTGGCGCGATCATGTTGGTCGCGATCGTCGCCTTCTTGGGCGTGCTGTTCCTCTGCTGCGTGATGAACAGACGCGCCCAGTCGTGTGTCGGCGGCGTCGAGAGGGGCACGTCGCCGGCGCAGCGCTACGCGGTGGTGTCCGACCACCAGATCAGGCACGCAACCGTCGAGAAGTTCCTCTGGGAGATCAGGCACGAGAAGCCCTTTAGGTTCACGCCGCGGCAGGTCGCCGGCTTCACGCGCGGCTACTCCACCCGGCTCGGCGCCGGCGGCTTCGGCACGGTGTTCAAGGGCGCGCTCCCCAACGGCCTCGCCGTGGCGGTCAAGGTCTTCCACGCCAGCCTTGACCAGAAGACCGAGGAGGCGCAGTTCATGGCGGAGGTGGGCACCATCGGCCGGACGCACCACGTCAACCTCGTCCGGCTCTTCGGCTTCTCCTTCGACGACGCCCTGCGCGCGCTCGTGTACGAGTACATGGAGCACGGCGCGCTCGACGCCTTCCTCCTGGGCCGGGGCGCTGAGAACGTAGGCGTCGGCCTCCCGGAGCTGCGCGACATAGCCGTCGGCGTCGCGAGGGGGATTCGGTACCTGCACGAGGAGTGCCAGCAGAAGATCGTGCACTACGACATCAAGCCCGGGAACGTGCTCCTCGACGGCGAGCTGACGCCCAAGGTCGCTGACTTCGGGCTGGCGCGGCTGGTGAACCGCGCCGACACGCACGTGTCCGTGTCCTGCGTGCGCGGCACGCCCGGGTACGCAGCGCCGGAGATGTGGATGATGTCGGGCGTCACGGAGAAGtgcgacgtgtacagcttcggcaTGCTCCTGCTCGAGATCGTCGGCCGGCGGAGGAACTTCGACGAGGCGGCGCCCGAGAGCCAGCGGTGGTTCCCCATGCTGGCGTGGAACAAGTACGACAGAGGTGAGCTCGCGGAGCTCATCGTCGCGCCACCGAGACGTGGCACCACTCGTAGCGCGGCTGCTgccgcggcggtggcggtgggtgACGAGCTGGAGCGGCAGCAGTGCAAGGAGATGGTGGAGAGGATGTGCAAGGTGGCGTTCTGGTGCGTGCAGCAGATGCCGGAGGCGAGGCCGCCGATGAGTGCGGTGACGAAGATGCTGGAGGGCGAGATGGATGTAGCCCCGCCGACGAACCCGTTCCCGCATCTGATGGCACCGCCGGTCGTGGCGAACCTgtggacgacgacgatgacgagtgGTGGCACTGGGAACAATGGGATCCTCTCGCCTTGA